A genomic window from Thermococcus nautili includes:
- the rsmA gene encoding 16S rRNA (adenine(1518)-N(6)/adenine(1519)-N(6))-dimethyltransferase RsmA encodes MRDELFSLIYKYNLRPNRDLGQNFLIVPDIIERNVERAELSERDVVLEIGPGLGVLTKELAERAGKVYAIEKDRRIIEILRKEYAWPNVELIEGDAVKVEWPEFNKMVSNLPYQISSPVTFKLLKHEFERAVLIYQLEFAERMVARPGDKNYSRLSLMVQAKANVELVERIGKGAFWPRPKVDSAVVVIEPKPRDERIELDENLVKALFQHRRSTVASALKKSAHMLGVDKRKLKEVRNLLNSVPHSGKRVFQLGPAEVKEIEERLRDEGIIGALHP; translated from the coding sequence ATGAGGGACGAGCTCTTCTCCCTTATTTACAAGTACAACCTCAGACCCAACCGCGACCTCGGCCAGAACTTTCTGATAGTGCCCGACATCATCGAGAGGAACGTCGAGAGGGCAGAGCTGAGCGAACGCGATGTCGTTCTCGAAATAGGGCCCGGTCTGGGCGTTCTCACAAAGGAGCTCGCCGAGAGGGCGGGAAAAGTCTACGCCATCGAGAAGGACAGGCGGATAATAGAGATTCTGAGGAAGGAGTATGCCTGGCCAAACGTTGAGCTCATCGAGGGGGATGCAGTTAAGGTCGAGTGGCCGGAATTCAACAAGATGGTTTCCAATCTGCCGTATCAGATTTCCTCGCCGGTGACATTCAAGCTCCTAAAGCACGAGTTCGAGCGGGCGGTTTTGATTTACCAGCTTGAGTTCGCCGAGAGGATGGTCGCGAGGCCGGGAGATAAGAACTACTCACGCCTTTCGCTGATGGTTCAGGCGAAGGCCAACGTCGAGCTCGTCGAGAGGATTGGCAAGGGCGCCTTCTGGCCGAGACCGAAGGTTGATTCGGCCGTCGTCGTAATCGAGCCAAAACCGAGGGACGAGCGTATAGAGCTCGACGAAAACCTCGTCAAGGCCCTTTTCCAGCACAGAAGGAGCACGGTCGCTTCGGCCCTCAAGAAGTCGGCCCACATGCTCGGAGTTGACAAGAGAAAGCTCAAAGAGGTGAGAAACCTGCTGAACTCCGTCCCCCACTCGGGCAAGAGAGTCTTCCAGCTCGGCCCGGCTGAAGTCAAGGAGATTGAAGAGCGCCTGAGGGATGAGGGGATTATAGGGGCTCTTCACCCGTGA
- a CDS encoding RNA polymerase Rpb4 family protein, translating to MIGRKKLGERYLTIAETRELLERRKEEGMEENPEEPMFYEARVSLEHAEKFAKLSPEKAKELKEKLMELFDWIDDRIASKIVDILPEDYLDIRVIFAKEDYMPSPEEAEEIVKLVDEYRPLD from the coding sequence ATGATAGGTCGTAAAAAGCTCGGGGAGCGCTACCTCACGATAGCCGAGACCAGGGAGCTCCTCGAGCGCAGGAAAGAAGAGGGCATGGAGGAGAATCCCGAGGAGCCGATGTTCTACGAGGCAAGGGTTAGCCTTGAGCATGCCGAGAAGTTCGCCAAGCTCAGCCCAGAGAAGGCGAAGGAGCTCAAAGAGAAGCTCATGGAGCTCTTTGACTGGATTGACGACAGAATAGCCTCGAAGATAGTGGACATCCTCCCCGAGGACTACCTCGACATCAGGGTCATCTTCGCGAAGGAGGACTACATGCCCTCGCCCGAGGAGGCCGAGGAGATAGTCAAGCTCGTTGATGAGTACCGGCCCCTCGACTGA
- a CDS encoding DUF655 domain-containing protein yields the protein MDRYRRHSYRESLEKKRRNLEYEEYAYVLDYLPEGYLDISTGRRSGKPVAQVLGEKAFTLLEVTPKEDLMLYERVFIGKGNRDKILLINKKITYNDLTDTAKAELPYVVEEIVKNNEERFIQFFNVAPPITNRLHSLELLPGIGKKHMWEIIEERQREPFKSFEDLRKRVKGLPDPVKMIAKRIVDELQDKDRYKLFVGHRRIFRG from the coding sequence ATGGACAGGTACAGGAGACATTCTTACCGTGAAAGCCTCGAGAAGAAGAGGCGAAACCTTGAATATGAGGAGTACGCTTACGTGCTCGACTACCTTCCCGAGGGTTACCTCGATATCTCGACCGGCAGGCGAAGCGGGAAGCCAGTTGCCCAGGTGCTCGGTGAGAAGGCCTTCACGCTCCTTGAGGTAACGCCCAAAGAGGACCTAATGCTCTACGAGAGGGTTTTCATCGGCAAGGGGAACCGTGATAAAATCCTCCTCATCAACAAGAAGATAACCTACAACGACCTGACCGACACGGCCAAAGCGGAACTCCCCTACGTCGTAGAGGAGATTGTTAAGAACAATGAAGAACGCTTCATCCAGTTCTTCAACGTTGCCCCTCCGATAACCAACAGGCTCCACAGCCTCGAGCTCCTGCCGGGCATAGGAAAGAAGCACATGTGGGAAATCATTGAAGAGAGGCAGAGGGAGCCCTTCAAGAGCTTTGAGGACCTGAGAAAGCGCGTTAAGGGCCTCCCCGACCCGGTCAAGATGATAGCCAAGAGAATCGTTGATGAGCTCCAGGACAAGGACCGCTACAAGCTCTTCGTCGGCCACAGGAGGATTTTCAGGGGATGA
- a CDS encoding 50S ribosomal protein L21e: MVQKAHSFRRKTRGKLSKKPRKRGLPPLTRFLQEFEVGQRVHIVIEPSYHKGMPDPRFHGRTGTVVGKRGDAYIVQIRDGGKVKTFFIHPVHLRPQKG, encoded by the coding sequence ATGGTTCAGAAGGCGCACAGCTTTAGGAGGAAGACCAGGGGTAAGCTCAGCAAGAAGCCGAGAAAGAGGGGTCTTCCCCCGCTCACCAGGTTCCTTCAGGAGTTTGAGGTCGGGCAGAGGGTTCACATCGTCATAGAGCCGAGCTACCACAAGGGCATGCCCGACCCGAGGTTCCACGGAAGGACCGGAACCGTCGTCGGCAAGCGCGGCGATGCTTACATCGTCCAGATAAGGGACGGGGGTAAGGTTAAGACCTTCTTCATACACCCGGTTCACCTCAGGCCACAGAAGGGATGA